In Dryocola sp. LX212, the genomic stretch AAACTGGAACAGTTTATCGGGCAGGCGGTGAATGCGGTGCCCATCAGTGGGACGTCGCTGATAGTCTCTTTGTACGGCGATGCGCTGGCGCACCGTGGCGGTGAGGTCTGGCTCGGGAGCCTTGCGACCATGCTGGAGTCGCTGGGCTTTGGCGAGCGCTTTGTCCGCACTTCGTTATTCCGCCTGAACAAAGAAGGCTGGCTTGACGTAGAACGCATAGGGCGGCGCAGTTTTTATCGCCTGACGGAGATGGGGCAGCGCATGACGCGGCGGGCAGAGGCCAAAATTTACCGGGCAGGACAGCCGGAGTGGGATGGGAAATGGCTGCTGTTGCTTTCCGAAGGGCTGGAGAAAAACACCCTCGCACAGGTCAAAAAACAGCTGATCTGGCAGGGTTTTGGCACGTTAGCCCCCAGCCTGATGGCATCCCCTTCACAGAATCTCAACGATGTTCAGAATCTGCTGCACGAAGCGGGCGTGGCGGATAATGTGATGTGCTTTGAGGCGACTTCGCCGCTTCAGACTTCCAGAACCGCACTTAAAGCGAGAGTCGAAGAGTGCTGGCTGCTGACGGAAAAAAACGAGCGATACGGCGAATTTATTCAGTCGTTTCGGCCTCTGCTGCCTCTGCTGCGCGAAGCCGACGACAGCGAGCTTACCCCGCTGCGCTGCTTCCAGATCCAGCTGCTGCTCATTCACTTCTACCGCCGCGTAGTGCTTAAGGATCCGCTGCTTCCGGATGAGCTTTTGCCGCCGCACTGGCAGGGGCAAAGCGCCCGCCAGCTATGCATCAATATCTATCAACGCGTTGCTCCCGGCGCGCTGGCGTTCGTCAGCGAGCAGGGTGAAACCTCGGTAGGGGAACTCCCGCAGCCGGGGAGCGGCTATTTCCAGCGCTTCGGGGGACTGACCCCGAGCCAGTAAGGAGAAAGTATGCCTGTATACCAGATAGACGGCCTGACCCCGGTCGTGCCGGAAGACAGCTATGTGCACCCTATGGCGGTGCTGATTGGCGATGTGATTATCGGCCATCGCGTGTATATCGGGCCGGGTGCCTGCCTGCGCGGGGATTTTGGGCGCATCATCGTCAAAGATGGTGCAAACGTGCAGGATAACTGCGTGATGCACGGCTTCCCGGAGCAGGAGACCGTCGTTGAAGAAGACGGGCACATCGGCCACGGGGCGATACTTCACGGCTGTGTGGTGGGCAGAAACGCGCTGATTGGCATGAATGCGGTGATCCTCGACGGGGCGCAGATTGGCGAAAACAGCATAGTTGGCGCGGCGGCGTTTATTAAAGCCAAAGCGGAGTTTGCGGCCAATAAGCTCATCGTCGGCAGCCCGGCAAAGGCAATTCGTGAACTGAGTCCTGAAGAGATCGAATGGAAGAAGAAAGGGACGCGGGAGTATCAGGATTTAGTCATCCGCTGCCAGCAGACCATGCATCAGGTCGAGCCGCTGCGCGAGGTGGAGGAGCATCGCCGTAAGATAACGTTCGACGATGCCCATAAAGTGAAGCAGGGCGGATAATTTTGTAGGGTGGATAAGCGCAGGCGCCATCCACCATTTAA encodes the following:
- the paaX gene encoding phenylacetic acid degradation operon negative regulatory protein PaaX translates to MSNKLEQFIGQAVNAVPISGTSLIVSLYGDALAHRGGEVWLGSLATMLESLGFGERFVRTSLFRLNKEGWLDVERIGRRSFYRLTEMGQRMTRRAEAKIYRAGQPEWDGKWLLLLSEGLEKNTLAQVKKQLIWQGFGTLAPSLMASPSQNLNDVQNLLHEAGVADNVMCFEATSPLQTSRTALKARVEECWLLTEKNERYGEFIQSFRPLLPLLREADDSELTPLRCFQIQLLLIHFYRRVVLKDPLLPDELLPPHWQGQSARQLCINIYQRVAPGALAFVSEQGETSVGELPQPGSGYFQRFGGLTPSQ
- the paaY gene encoding phenylacetic acid degradation protein PaaY; its protein translation is MPVYQIDGLTPVVPEDSYVHPMAVLIGDVIIGHRVYIGPGACLRGDFGRIIVKDGANVQDNCVMHGFPEQETVVEEDGHIGHGAILHGCVVGRNALIGMNAVILDGAQIGENSIVGAAAFIKAKAEFAANKLIVGSPAKAIRELSPEEIEWKKKGTREYQDLVIRCQQTMHQVEPLREVEEHRRKITFDDAHKVKQGG